Proteins from one Camelina sativa cultivar DH55 chromosome 8, Cs, whole genome shotgun sequence genomic window:
- the LOC104708381 gene encoding putative two-component response regulator ARR21 — protein sequence MAFAESLHNKSSVLRINVLVVDDDPVFRGYISQMLVKSKYRDPSVMEITVIDEADPTKALSILKHQRNNIDLIITDYYMPSLNGLQLKRRITEEIGNLPVIVVSADANKEQESLSCGAMGFLPKPIRATDLPKIYQLALTCKRNGKSTLGTEPNHKANDTGVSVPQQIKMLPEQANVLKTRKKYSSKADSRSLNSRNGSCLISTGGSRKNRKRKPNGGSEDGSQPSKKTKVKWTDGLNDLFLQAIRHIGLDKAVPKKILAFMNVSYLTRENVASHLQKYRIFLRKVADQGLMSIMSARGIDSMFRHTQIKEPYFNRYTPSTSWYDTSLNNRSFYSKPGQGFGQSRLLSTTREPPVRFNQMPYNYMNRSSTYETHHVGSGSNLTLPIQSNLSLANQPSQNEEIRSFFEPPVMANKIGQTSQVQGFGQLGPSAINNFNNNMMSSFGSFTPNQPGLGHFSYGMQSFLTNENTAYNPEPHANATTQPNHELPQLENELPSFFSAELNQFLSLEDDEVCTFVNVNEGHYNGEIANTFAAPEMNHTFAAPEMNPPSFNTNPNQNQEQDANPDIGDWSFLDPQDLVDDDFMNSLFNNDMN from the exons ATGGCTTTTGCTGAATCTCTCCACAACAAAAGCTCTGTCTTGAGAATCAACGTTCTGGTTGTGGACGATGATCCTGTTTTCCGTGGTTATATTTCACAAATGCTTGTAAAGTCTAAATACAGAG ATCCATCGGTTATGGAGATCACAGTTATAGATGAAGCAGACCCGACGAAAGCATTGTCTATTCTAAAACATCAACGAAACAATATCGATCTCATAATCACAGATTATTACATGCCTAGCCTGAACGGTCTACAACTCAAAAGACGAATCACTGAGGAAATTGGAAATTTACCTGTCAttg TTGTGTCAGCGGACGCCAACAAGGAGCAGGAAAGTTTATCTTGTGGAGCGATGGGGTTCCTTCCAAAACCCATACGAGCAACTGACTTACCAAAGATTTACCAACTTGCTTTAACCTGCAAGAGGAATGGTAAGTCAACATTAGGGACTGAGCCCAACCACAAGGCCAACGACACAGGTGTTAGTGTCCCCCAGCAAATCAAGATGCTTCCTGAACAAGCTAATGTCTTGAAGACCAGGAAGAAGTACTCATCTAAAGCTGATTCAAGATCCTTGAACAGTAGAAACGGAAGTTGTCTAATTAGTACCGGTGGTTCAAGAAAAAATCGGAAAAGAAAACCTAACGGTGGTAGTGAGGATGGTTCGCAGCCCTCCAAAAAGACTAAGGTTAAGTGGACGGATGGTCTTAACGACCTATTCCTACAAGCTATCCGACATATTGGTCTTGATA AGGCTGTGCCAAAAAAGATCTTAGCGTTCATGAACGTATCGTACTTGACTAGAGAGAACGTTGCCAGCCATTTACAG AAATATCGGATATTCTTGAGGAAAGTGGCGGATCAAGGTTTGATGAGCATTATGTCAGCTAGAGGCATAGACTCGATGTTTCGACATACTCAAATCAAGGAGCCCTACTTCAACCGATACACACCCTCTACTTCTTGGTACGACACAAGTCTTAACAATAGATCATTCTATTCCAAACCCGGACAAGGCTTTGGACAGTCGAGACTTTTGTCCACCACACGTGAGCCACCCGTCCGTTTCAACCAGATGCCTTACAACTACATGAACCGGTCATCTACTTACGAGACGCACCATGTTGGATCTGGATCAAACTTGACGCTACCCATCCAAAGCAACCTCAGTCTCGCCAACCAACCATCTCAAAACGAGGAAATAAGAAGCTTTTTTGAACCACCTGTGATGGCGAACAAAATCGGCCAAACATCTCAAGTTCAGGGGTTTGGACAACTTGGACCGTCAGCTATTAATAATTTCAATAATAACATGATGAGTAGCTTTGGAAGTTTTACTCCAAATCAACCAGGACTTGGCCACTTCTCGTATGGGATGCAATCGTTCTTAACCAATGAGAACACTGCATATAACCCTGAGCCACATGCCAATGCAACTACACAGCCAAATCATGAACTTCCTCAACTGGAGAATGAGCTCCCATCATTTTTTTCGGCTGAACTGAATCAGTTTTTATCTCTTGAAGACGATGAAGTCTGTACCTTTGTGAACGTAAACGAG GGTCATTATAATGGAGAAATAGCCAACACTTTTGCTGCTCCTGAGATGAATCACACTTTTGCCGCTCCGGAGATGAATCCTCCAAGTTTCAATACGAACCCTAATCAGAATCAG GAACAAGATGCTAATCCAGATATTGGCGATTGGTCGTTTTTGGATCCACAG GATTTGGTTGATGACGACTTCATGAACTCTCTGTTCAACAATGACATGAACTGA
- the LOC104708380 gene encoding BAG family molecular chaperone regulator 3 encodes MMKMKTGSSPTSVSGGGVSSGNEWEYRPGGMVVQRRTDQNSELPRVIRVRVKYASVYHEININSQSTFGELKKMLSDQVGLHHEDMKVLYKDKERDSKMFLDLCGVKDRSKLVVKEDPISQEKRLLEKRKNAAIEKASKSISDISLEVDRLAGQVSAFETVINKGGKVEEKSLVNLIEMLMNQLLRLDAIMGDGDVKLKRKMQVQRVQKYVEALDVLKVKNSTKKVEINKSVRHKPQTQFKQRDLLSFVDEEEEEEPRNSNASSSGTPGIGTNKWEMFDSASAAKSAETVKPVPPRYKWEFFD; translated from the exons atgatgaagatgaagacagGATCGTCGCCGACATCCGTAAGCGGTGGCGGTGTAAGTAGTGGTAATGAGTGGGAGTACCGACCTGGAGGAATGGTTGTTCAACGTCGGACGGATCAGAACTCCGAATTGCCACGTGTCATTCGTGTCCGGGTCAAATACGCGTCGGTTTATCACGAGATCAACATCAATTCCCAATCTACCTTTG GAGAGTTGAAGAAGATGTTGTCTGACCAGGTGGGACTTCACCACGAAGACATGAAGGTTCTGtacaaagacaaagagagagactcGAAGATGTTTCTTGATCTTTGCGGAGTTAAAGATCGTTCAAAGCTTGTTGTTAAAGAAGATCCAATTTCTCAGGAGAAACGTCTccttgagaaaagaaaaaacgcCGCCATTGAAAAAGCTTCTAAATCCATCTCTGATATTAGTTTAGAAGTCGACAGGCTCGCCGGCCAG GTGTCGGCGTTTGAGACAGTGATTAATAAAGGAGGGAAGGTTGAGGAGAAGAGTCTTGTGAATCTGATAGAGATGTTAATGAATCAGTTGTTGAGACTTGATGCAATAATGGGTGATGGAGATGTgaaattgaagagaaagatgcag GTGCAAAGAGTTCAGAAGTATGTTGAGGCACTTGACGTATTGAAAGTCAAAAACTCTACCAAAAAAGTTGAGATCAATAAGTCGGTCCGTCACAAACCGCAAACGCAATTTAAGCAACGCGATTTGCTATCGTTTGTggacgaagaggaagaggaggagccTAGGAATTCCAATGCCTCCTCATCAGGTACTCCGGGGATTGGAACTAACAAATGGGAGATGTTTGATTCCGCATCGGCGGCAAAGTCGGCTGAAACTGTTAAACCGGTCCCTCCAAGATACAAATGGGAATTCTTCGATTAA